Proteins encoded within one genomic window of Procambarus clarkii isolate CNS0578487 chromosome 31, FALCON_Pclarkii_2.0, whole genome shotgun sequence:
- the LOC138370179 gene encoding zinc finger protein 708-like: protein MEKSFTQTAPIMKKMKTHQCPECGKVFTQLRHVKRHLLVHSGHKFHECLECGKLFTQLGHVKLHNLVHSGDKPHECPECGKRFNQLGNMKTHRMVHTDERPFECAECDKKFKRRGDKLEHMLVHSGDKPHECPECGMRFSGLGKMKAHRIVHSDERPFKCAECGKKFKRRGDIMKHMLVHSGDKPHDKPHECPECGMRFSDLGNMKKHRIVHTDERPFKCAECGKKFKRRGDLIGHMLVHSGDKPHKCPGCGKRFSQFGSMRTHMLVHSGQKPHECPECGKRFSVLGYMKAHRIVHSDERPFECAECGKNFRRRGDIIKHMLVHSDDKPHKCPECEKRFRQLGAMRTHMLVHSSHKLHECPECGKRFSIFGNMKTHRMVHTDERPFECTKCGKKI, encoded by the coding sequence ATGGAGAaatccttcacacaaactgcacctatcatgaagaagatgaagactcaccagtgtccagagtgtgggaaggtattcactcAGCTTAGACACGTGAAGCGTcacttgttagtgcattcaggtcacAAATTTCATGAGTGTCTAGAGTGTGGGAAGTTATTCACTCAGCTTGGACACGTGAAGCTTCACaatttagtgcattcaggtgacaaacctcacgagtgtcctgagtgtgggaagagatttaatcagcttggaaatatgaagacacaCAGAATGGTGCATACGGAtgaaagaccttttgaatgtgctgagtgtgACAAAAAATTTAAAAGACGTGGCGATAAATtagagcacatgttagtgcattcaggtgataaacctcatgagtgtcctgagtgtgggaTGAGATTCAGTGGTCTTGGAAAGATGAAGGCACACAGGATTGTGCATTCGGATGAAAGACCTTttaaatgtgctgagtgtggcaaaaaatttaaaagacgtggagatataatgaagcatatgttagtgcattcaggtgacaaaccgcatgataaacctcatgagtgtcctgagtgtgggaTGAGATTTAGtgatcttggaaatatgaagaaacACAGGATTGTGCATACGGATGAAAGACCTTttaaatgtgctgagtgtggcaaaaaatttaaaagACGTGGAGATTTAAtagggcacatgttagtgcattctggtgacaaacctcataagtgtccagggtgtggaaagagattcagtcaattTGGATCTATgaggactcacatgttagtgcattcaggtcagaaacctcatgaatgtcctgagtgtgggaagagattcagtgttCTTGGATATATGAAGGCACACAGGATTGTGCATTCGGAtgaaagaccttttgaatgtgctgagtgtggcaaaaattTTAGAAGACGTGGAgatataataaagcacatgttagtacattcagatgacaaacctcataagtgtccagagtgtgagaaGAGATTCCGTCAGCTTGGAGCTATgaggactcacatgttagtgcattcaagtcataaacttcatgagtgtcctgagtgtgggaagagattcagtatttttggaaatatgaagacacacaggatggtgcatacggatgaaagaccttttgaatgtACTAAGTGTGGCAAAAAAATTTGA